The DNA region AGTTATTGGCTTTGGGGGAAGGGTTTTAGATGATTCAAAACCAAAATATTTAAATTCACCAGAAACTGCCTTGTTTAAAAAGGGAATAAACCTATATGGATTAAATTTTGCACTGAAAAGAGACAATAAAAGAACATTTATAATAGTTGAAGGCTATATGGATTGTATAACTCTTCATCAATATGGAATTACTAATACAGTGGCTTCACTTGGTACTGCTCTTACGGTAAATCAAGCAAAACTTTTAAAAAGATATGCTGATAATATAATAATATCCTATGATGCAGACACAGCAGGTCAGACAGCTACTCTAAGAGGATTGAAGATATTAAGAGATGTAGGACTCGTTGTAAAAGTATTGAAGGTACCCGAAGGAAAGGATCCAGATGAATTCATAAGAAATAATGGTAAAGAGGCTTTTGAAGTGCTTATAAATAATGCTATGCCCATTATAGATTATAGAATTAAAATGGCAGGAGATAATATTAACTTTAAAAATAATGAGGAAATACCTGCATATATAAAGCAAATAGCTGATATTTTAATTGATCTAGATCCCATCGAAAAGGATGTTTATATTAAAAAAGTTTCAGAAAATACAGATATAAAAGAGCAAGCAATTTATGACCTTTTAAGTGAAGAAATGCATAAAAACACTAATGATTTACAAAACGTGAATAATATGGATAATTATGGACAAAAATTATATTTAGAGCCTGCTTATATTAAAGCGGAAAGACTTTTATTGAAACTTATGAATTTTAATAGAGAAGCATATGATTATATAACGGAAAAATTATCTTCTGATGATTTAAACTTAGAAAGTCATAAGAAAATATTCAATTTAATAATTGAAAATAGATCCCTAGATGAAGAACATAGAAAAAAGGCAATAGAAATGAAGTGTACTGACCCGGAAAGTTCTTCTGAATGGATAAATATTTGTGAAGAAAAATTTAATAATAATAATTGCGATATGGAAGAACTTATTGATGATTATATAATTAATGTTAAAAAATTTAAATTAGAGGAGTCAAAAAAGGAAATAATGAAAGAGATAAAGTATTATGAAACTAAGGGAATGGTTGAAAAATCTTTGGAGAAAGTAAAAGAGTTAAATATGATTCAAGAAGAAATAAATAACTTGCTATAAACACGAAAGGAGGATATTTCCATGAAAGAAAAGAAACAAAGTGAAGCAGAAGTTAAAGGTGTGGAGCAAGAGGCCAATTTAAAAACTCAAAGTGAAAAAATGGAGTTTGTAAAAAAACTTGTAGATAAAGGTAAGAAAAAGGGTAATTTGACATATAAGGAAATAATGGATGAACTGGAAAATATAGACTTGAGTCCGGAACAAATTGAGAAAGTATATGAAGTCTTAGAGACAATGGGTATTGATATTATTGGAGATATTCAAGATATAGAAGTTGAAGAAGAAGAATTAGATTTGTCTGTCCCAGAAGGAATAGCTATAGATGATCCTGTTAGAATGTACCTCAAGGAAATTGGTAAAGTACCACTATTATCTCCTGATGAGGAAATTAATCTTGCACAAAGAATAGAAGATGGAGATCAGGTAGCAAAGAAAAAATTAGCGGAAGCCAATTTAAGGCTTGTGGTGAGTATAGCAAAAAGATATGTTGGCAGAGGAATGCAATTTTTGGATTTAATACAAGAGGGAAATCTTGGACTTATAAAAGCTGTAGAAAAATTTGACTACAGAAAAGGATATAAATTTAGTACTTATGCTACTTGGTGGATTAGGCAGGCTATTACAAGAGCCATAGCAGATCAAGCAAGAACTATAAGAATACCAGTACACATGGTAGAGACTATTAATAAATTAATAAGAGTTTCAAGGCAGCTTCTTCAAGAGCTTGGTAGGGAACCGCAGGCAGAAGAAATTGCCAAGATTATGGAAATGCCCGTGGATAAAGTAAGAGAAATTATGAAAATAGCTCAAGAGCCAGTTTCTCTTGAAACTCCTATAGGCGAAGAAGAAGATAGCCATCTTGGTGATTTTATTCCAGATGATGATGCACCAGCGCCAGCAGAAGCGGCTGCATTTACTATGCTTAAAGAGCAACTTATAAATGTACTTGACACACTAACTCCTCGTGAAGAAAAGGTACTTAGATTGAGATTTGGACTGGATGATGGAAGAGCCAGAACTCTTGAAGAAGTGGGAAAAGAGTTTAATGTTACAAGAGAGAGAATAAGACAGATAGAAGCAAAGGCACTTAGAAAATTAAGACATCCAAGCAGAAGTAAAAAGTTAAAAGATTATCTAGATTGATAATCTGAGAAAAACTGCAATCAGGTAAATGTGGTTGCGGTTTTTTCCTATAAGTTTTAATAATGTTTCTTTTATGCTATAATAATTCTGGAGAAGGTGATAGAATGGAATATTTTAAACCCTTAGATAGAAGGAAAGGCATGGAATTTATAATTTTAATAACTTTATTATTTGATATTCTTATTGGCTTAGGTTCTATATATTTAAATGACTATGTGCTTAATATTTTTTTAAGAGCCTTTTTAATTGCTTTTAATATATATCAATTTTACCATGTAGCGCTGTTCGTTACTCTTAATTATGCTGTGGATAATGAAGCTTTTTATATAATCACTTTTGGGGGAATAAAAAAAACTATTTTACCCTTCAAAGAAATGGAAAGATACTGTAAATCCAGTGGGAGTATTGAGGCAGTAAAATTAAGTGGATATGGCAAAAAGAATTTTGTCATAGGAAAATGTTTTTTTAAAAAATTTGGATTTGTAAATATGTATGTGACCTCCAGTAAAAATATATTTTATCTAAAGAATAACCAAGAGGTATACGGAGTTTCGCCAGAAAGCTTTAAAAGCTTTGAAGATAAGTTAATATCTGAGAACATTGCTATAGGAGATTGGCATGTAAAATTAAATAAGCCTATGAATCTATATAGGGATAAGCACTTCATGATACCATTGATTGTATCAATAATTATAATTACATTTTTTACATTACACCCAGCTATACTCTACTATAAAAACTTACTTCCATCATCTATGCCATTAAGCTTTAATATAAAATTTCAACCAACTATTATTGGTACAAGCAGAGACTTTTTATTCAAGCAAATGAGTTATAGTGCATTTAATACAGCAATATTATTATGCATGTATTTTGCTGCACATTTTAGTGCAAAGCATAATAGAAAATCCGCCTATAAATATATATATGTTTCTCTTATTATAGCTTTGATTTTTTTGTTAATTCAGCAAAGAATAATATCAAGGGTTATTTAATAGCTGCTTTCACAGAGAGGGATGGATAACGGCTGCTACGTCCCTGGATAACGATTTCTAAGTTTCAGCTGGAGAAAAAAACTCCACCTGAAACAAAGAACTCTGTTTATCAGAAATTTGTTAATGTAAATTATATAGCAAGAGTGTGAACTACTATTAAGTAAGGTTTATTGATGTTAAAGTAAATAATAAGCTAATGAAGTATTGTATATAGGGGTGTAGAGATGGACATAAGTAATAGATTGAAAAGTATTGCAAATATGGTTGAAAAATGTGAATGTATTGCAGATGTAGGTACAGATCATGCGTATTTACCTATATATTTAGTGGAACAGGGGATTTGTAATAGAGCTATTGCCTCTGATATAAATAAGGGGCCTGTAGAAAAGGCAAAACGCAATATTTATTTTTCACACAGATCAGAGCAGATACAATGTAGGTTGGGAGCTGGACTTACTACAATTTTGCCACAAGAGGTAAATTGTGCTGTTATAGCAGGGATGGGTGGAAATTTAATAAGAGATATATTAGAAGAGAGTATTGATGTTTTCAAAAGTTTAGATTATGTAATTTTACAGCCCGTTCAGAATGTAGATGTACTTAGAAAATATATCTTGGAAAATGGCTATAATATAATTGACGAGGAACTTTGTGTTGATGAGAATAAATACTATGAGATTATAAAAATCGCTTATGATAGTAAGCTTGAAAAGTTTGATAATATATATTGTGAAATAAGTAAAAAACTACTAGAAAAAAAACATCCACTTTTAAAAAAATATATCTTTTTTAAAATTAGAAAATATGATAAAATATTAACTGATATAAATTATACTAGTAAACTTGCAATGAGTAGAAAATGTGAATTAGAAGGAAAGGTCATAAAACTTAAGGAGTTGTTGAAATGTCTTTAAGAGTTAAGGATATCTGTTCCATTATGGAGAAAGTTGCACCTAAAAAATTAAGCCAAAATTATGACAATGTTGGACTTATGGTTGGAAATTTCGAGAAAAATATAAGTTCTATTTTAGTTGCACTGGATTGTACTTTAACTGTTATTGAGGAAGCTAAGAGGAAAAAATGTAATTTTATATTTACACATCACCCTCTACTCTTTAAAAGACCAAATTCCATAACCACGGGAACCCTCCTTGGAGAAAAAATTATAAAATTAATTAAAGATGATATAGATTTATATTCCAGTCATACTAATTTGGACTCTGTAAAGGGTGGATTAAACGATATATTGGTAGAAATTTTAGGGTTCTCTAATGCAAGTGTAATAGAACCATCAACAGCTGAAGGTTTTAATGATGGAAATTCTGGTATTGGAAGAGTTGTAGTTTTAGATAAAAGAATTAAACTTTCTGAGTTATGTGAATTAGTAAAGGAGAAACTGGAACTTACTCATTTAACATATACTGGTGAGGAAGAAAGTTTTATTGAAAAAATAGCATTGATTAATGGCAGTGGAACTTCTTATATGGATATGAGCAGAAAATTAGGTGTAGATTGTATAATTACAGGAGATGTGACTTATCATTATGCTAGTGATTATGCTGAAATGGGTATAGCTGTCATTGATGCAGGACATTTTGGAACAGAATGGCTTGCATTAAAGAAAGTAGCCTCTGTTCTTAAAAATGAAATTAATAAATTAGGATATAATAATTCTGTATTATTATCAGAAGTTACAAGAAATCCATACAAAACGAAGTAGGAATAGCTTAATGCTATTTCTGCTTCCTTTTGTTTTATATAGATAAATGCTTAATATTTGTTATTTATAACTAAAATACCTTACTTATTATAGAATCAGGGAGGAATGATTACTATGGGTAATTCAAAATTATTACTTGAACTTCAAAGGTGTTATCAGGATATTGAAGAGAGCAAAAAGGTCTTAAATGATGGGTCATATCTTTATTTATTAAAAAAGATGAAAAAAGAATTTGAAAATATGAAGGATAAATACAATGGAAAGCGTAAGGCTCTTGGAGATTTAAAAATTGAATACACTTCTATAGGTAAGGACTTAAGAAATTTAAAAAATAAAATAGATAAAAATGAACATGATTTATATAATAATGCTGATAATGATGTAAAATCTATAAATGCACTTCAAAACAATATTGAAATTAACAAAGAGAAATTAAAAGCTTTAGAGGATAAAGCTATAGAACTTTTAGAAGTAGAAGAAAAATTAAAACTAGATATAGAGTCACTCAAAATGGATTTAATAAATGTTAAAAACAATTTTTATAATTATAAAAAAGTCACTAGTGAAAAAATAAATGATGCAAAAGATAAGTTAAAGGAATCAGAGGATAGAGTAGAGGAATTGAAAAAAATAATTCCAGAAAATGAATTAAAAGTATTTTATTCTATGATTGATAAGAGGAAAGTTGCAGTAGTAAAATTAAAAAATGAAATTTGTGAAGGCTGTAAAATGCGAGTTTCATCAGTGACTTTAGATAATATATACAAAGGAAAAGATATAGTGTATTGTGATAATTGTGGAAGGATTTTAATATATGATAATGGGAAAAAACTGAAAGAAGCTAAATGAAATTCAAAAAAACATTGATTTTGTAATTGTAATGTGGTATTCTATTATTTGCGAGTAAGCCAGACAATCGCTGCTGCTTTTGCAGGAGAGGAAAGTCCGAGCTCCATAGGGCAGGGTGCCAGGTAACTCCTGGTGGAGGTGACTCTAAGGAAAGTGCAACAGAGATATACCGCTAAAGGTAGCTTTTAGCTATACTAGTAAGGGTGGAAAGGCGAGGTAAGAGCTCACCAGCACATTGGCAACTATGTGGCTATGTAAACCCCATCTGGAGCAAGATCGAATAGAAAGACTTTATGGAATGG from Clostridium pasteurianum BC1 includes:
- the dnaG gene encoding DNA primase, with protein sequence MIPEDVIEKIKYENDIVDVISDTVKLKRSGRNYMGLCPFHSEKSPSFSVSVDKQIYKCFGCGEAGNVITFVMKTKNLSFIEAVKTLAERIHMDLDYLEKGNSKKKNENDKLFKLNVDAARFFFSNLNSNKMAKNYFIGRGILESTIRSFGLGYALNDWHGIMNFLKKKGYSDLDLLNAGLIIKNEKGNKYDRFRNRVIFPVFDYKGKVIGFGGRVLDDSKPKYLNSPETALFKKGINLYGLNFALKRDNKRTFIIVEGYMDCITLHQYGITNTVASLGTALTVNQAKLLKRYADNIIISYDADTAGQTATLRGLKILRDVGLVVKVLKVPEGKDPDEFIRNNGKEAFEVLINNAMPIIDYRIKMAGDNINFKNNEEIPAYIKQIADILIDLDPIEKDVYIKKVSENTDIKEQAIYDLLSEEMHKNTNDLQNVNNMDNYGQKLYLEPAYIKAERLLLKLMNFNREAYDYITEKLSSDDLNLESHKKIFNLIIENRSLDEEHRKKAIEMKCTDPESSSEWINICEEKFNNNNCDMEELIDDYIINVKKFKLEESKKEIMKEIKYYETKGMVEKSLEKVKELNMIQEEINNLL
- the rpoD gene encoding RNA polymerase sigma factor RpoD, with amino-acid sequence MKEKKQSEAEVKGVEQEANLKTQSEKMEFVKKLVDKGKKKGNLTYKEIMDELENIDLSPEQIEKVYEVLETMGIDIIGDIQDIEVEEEELDLSVPEGIAIDDPVRMYLKEIGKVPLLSPDEEINLAQRIEDGDQVAKKKLAEANLRLVVSIAKRYVGRGMQFLDLIQEGNLGLIKAVEKFDYRKGYKFSTYATWWIRQAITRAIADQARTIRIPVHMVETINKLIRVSRQLLQELGREPQAEEIAKIMEMPVDKVREIMKIAQEPVSLETPIGEEEDSHLGDFIPDDDAPAPAEAAAFTMLKEQLINVLDTLTPREEKVLRLRFGLDDGRARTLEEVGKEFNVTRERIRQIEAKALRKLRHPSRSKKLKDYLD
- a CDS encoding Nif3-like dinuclear metal center hexameric protein, with the protein product MSLRVKDICSIMEKVAPKKLSQNYDNVGLMVGNFEKNISSILVALDCTLTVIEEAKRKKCNFIFTHHPLLFKRPNSITTGTLLGEKIIKLIKDDIDLYSSHTNLDSVKGGLNDILVEILGFSNASVIEPSTAEGFNDGNSGIGRVVVLDKRIKLSELCELVKEKLELTHLTYTGEEESFIEKIALINGSGTSYMDMSRKLGVDCIITGDVTYHYASDYAEMGIAVIDAGHFGTEWLALKKVASVLKNEINKLGYNNSVLLSEVTRNPYKTK
- a CDS encoding PH domain-containing protein, which translates into the protein MEYFKPLDRRKGMEFIILITLLFDILIGLGSIYLNDYVLNIFLRAFLIAFNIYQFYHVALFVTLNYAVDNEAFYIITFGGIKKTILPFKEMERYCKSSGSIEAVKLSGYGKKNFVIGKCFFKKFGFVNMYVTSSKNIFYLKNNQEVYGVSPESFKSFEDKLISENIAIGDWHVKLNKPMNLYRDKHFMIPLIVSIIIITFFTLHPAILYYKNLLPSSMPLSFNIKFQPTIIGTSRDFLFKQMSYSAFNTAILLCMYFAAHFSAKHNRKSAYKYIYVSLIIALIFLLIQQRIISRVI
- a CDS encoding tRNA (adenine(22)-N(1))-methyltransferase: MDISNRLKSIANMVEKCECIADVGTDHAYLPIYLVEQGICNRAIASDINKGPVEKAKRNIYFSHRSEQIQCRLGAGLTTILPQEVNCAVIAGMGGNLIRDILEESIDVFKSLDYVILQPVQNVDVLRKYILENGYNIIDEELCVDENKYYEIIKIAYDSKLEKFDNIYCEISKKLLEKKHPLLKKYIFFKIRKYDKILTDINYTSKLAMSRKCELEGKVIKLKELLKCL
- a CDS encoding zinc ribbon domain-containing protein, which encodes MGNSKLLLELQRCYQDIEESKKVLNDGSYLYLLKKMKKEFENMKDKYNGKRKALGDLKIEYTSIGKDLRNLKNKIDKNEHDLYNNADNDVKSINALQNNIEINKEKLKALEDKAIELLEVEEKLKLDIESLKMDLINVKNNFYNYKKVTSEKINDAKDKLKESEDRVEELKKIIPENELKVFYSMIDKRKVAVVKLKNEICEGCKMRVSSVTLDNIYKGKDIVYCDNCGRILIYDNGKKLKEAK